GCCGTTGCCGCCTGTTGCCAGCATCTTAGAACTGGGTGGTTCGAAGCGGTAGGGCAGGCCAACCTTTGAGGATTTAATGGTGCAGATCAAGACATTCGGTTCGTGGATGATGGTGGCGTGTCTGATCGGCGCGATCGGTTGCAGTTCGTCCACGCAGGCGCCGACCGCCGCGTCGGGCGAGGGCTCCGACACCGCTGCGGAAGCTCGCGCGCTGATCGATCTGACAGCCAACGCCTACCAGACCGCGTCGGCTTATCGCGACAAGGGCTACGTGCGGCTGGCCTATTCGCTGGCGGGCGAACCGTTCGAAGATCGGGCTCCGCTGGCGGTCAGCTTCCAAGCCCCCAACCTACTTTCGATCGACGCCTACGCGGTTCAGCTGTCCAGCGATGGCAAGCGGCTGCAGGCGACGATCGAGGATCCGCAGACGAATCATTTTGATGGCCAGTGCCTGTCGGTTCCGGTTTCCGATCGACTGACATTAGAAGAGGTCTACGCCGACCCGATGGTCGCTCAGTTTGCGGGTTCGGGCATGGGCGGACCGGCCCCTCAGTTGGAGCTGCTGCTGTCGGATAATCCGCTCGCCGCATGGCTGCAAGCTCCCGCGGAACTCGCCTTGGGCGAACGCCAATCGGTCGACGGGCACGCCTGCCAATCGGTCGTGATCGACGCCGAACCTCTCCGCTACGTCTTGTGGATCGACGCCGAAGATTATTTGATCCGCCGGTTGGAGCTGCCCTGGCAGGCGATCGCTCCTGGATTGGCTAACGATCCGCAGTTGACCGACGCGTCGCTGACGATCGAATTGGCGGGCGCGGAATTCGAGCGGCGTTTGCCAGCGAAGGTGTTCGCCCTGCAAACGCCGCCGATGTCGGTCCAGGTGACGACGCTAATCAATCCGCCACCCGCGGCGCCGCACGCGTTGGTCGGTTCTCGCGTCAGTAGTTTTCGTTTGCCCGAATCGACCGGACGCTTTGACGTCAACGAATCGGGGAGCGGCCGTCCGGCGACCGTCTTGATGTGGATCGCCAACCACGGTTCGTCGCAGCAGGCGGCGGTGGCGTTGCAACAAGCGATCGACGCGTTGCCGCAAGAGGTTCAACAGCGGATCCATCCCGCGGTCGTGATGGCGGAACCGCAATCGTCGGCCGACACCGGAAGGATGCTGCGGTCGTGGGGCGTGGGCATGCCGTGGATCGACGACACGCTGGCCGTTGGTCGGGACGTCTTCCAGATCACCGAAGCCCCTTGTTTGGTCGTGATGGGAGCCGATGGTTCGGTCGAACTGCATCAGCAGCGTTTGAACGATGCCCTGCTGCAAGTTCTGCCGGCGATCTTGACCGAAGTCGCCGATCGTCAGCCGGTCGGCCGTCGGGCTCGCGAGCAGTATATTGCCAGCCAAGCCAGTTATCGCCGTCTGTTGTCGCAGCGCAGCGGGCTGCAGTTCCCGTTGTCGACCGAATCGAACCTGTTGACCGCAAAGATTCGATCGAACCAGAACCTTCGTTAAGCTAAGGTTTAATGCTGGCTTGTCGCGGCGGAGAGATTTATCTTAAGTGGTCCCATCTTCGATTCCGCTCCCTCGCGACTTTAGAACCGACAACCAGGCAAACTCCGATGATTCGTTCGACCGTGCGTTGCTTATTCCTTGCTCTTTGCTTCTCGCCTTGTATTGTCAACGCTGCCGACGCGCGGCCCAATGTGATCGTCTTCATCGCCGACGACGTCAGTTGGAACGATTTCGGCTGCTATGGAAATCCGCAAGCTCGCACGCCGAACATCGATCGCTTGGCTGCCGGCGGGCTGCGGTTGGATCAAGCCTATCTGACCGCCAGCAGTTGCAGCCCGTCGCGGGCGAGCATGATCACCGGACGCTATCCGCACAACAACGGCCCGGCGTCGGAACTTCATCTGCCGATCGCTGCCAATCTCCCTTGGTTCCCCGAACGGCTCCGCGACGCAGGCTATTACACCGCGTTGTCGGGCAAAAATCACATGTCGGTCGGGAAGTTGGAACCGGGCCAATCGGCACGTCCCAAAGCATTCGATTTGATCGATCGAGGACGCAACAAAAATAACGGCGGCGGCCATGCGAACTGGGTTCGAATCGCCAAGGATCGCCCGCGCGACAAACCTTTCTTCTTCTGGTACGCAGCGTACGACGCCCATCGCGCTTGGGATGGGGACAGGCAATGGGATGCCAAAAAATACGGTCCCCGTCACACGCCTGAGAGCGTTCGCGTTCCAAAGTTTCTCGTCGACGATCTGCCGACACGCCAGGATCTCGCATCTTATTACAACGAGGTGACGCGGTTCGATTATTTCGTCGGCGAAGTGGTGCAGGAGTTGGCCGAGCAAAAGGTGTTGGATAACACGTTGATTCTGGTGTTGGCCGACAATGGTCGCCCCTTCCCACGCGCCAAAACGCGGCTGCACGATTCGGGGATGAAGACTGCGCTTGTCGCCCATTGGCCCGCGACGATCAAACCGGGAGAGGTCAGCGACAGTCTGGTCAGCGCGATCGACATCGCGCCGACGGTATTGAGCGTTGCGGGAGCCGAGATTCCCGAAACGGTGCAAGGTGTCAGCATGTTGCCCCTGTTTTCCGACCCGTCGGCGACGATCCGACGATACGCCTTCTCCGAACACAACTGGCACGATTTCGAAGCCCACGGCCGCAGCATCCGGGACGGACGCTTTTTGTTTATTCAAAACAACCGCCCACAGTTTCCTTGGCAAGGCCCCGCCGATTCGGTTAACTCCCCATCGCACGAACAACTGCGTTTGCAACGCGACGGCAACAAACTGACCGCCGCACAACAGGATGTCTTCACCGCACCGCGACCCGCCGAAGAGTTGTATCTTGTCGACGCGGATCCCGATCAGCTGAACAACTTGATCGACGACAAGCGTTACGCTGCGGATGCCGACCGATTGCGCAAGCTGTTGGACGAGTGGTCGGTCGCGACGGGGGATACGGTTCCCGATCAGATCTCGTCCGATTCGTTTGATCGCGAAACGGGAGATCGTCTGCCGATCGCAAAGAACGCTTTTCGTGGAACGCCTGCCGGGACCCAGCGGAATGCGACAACGGTCAACAACCCAGGTCCAAGGTAACCGCGAGTGAGCCCACTCTATCGACTCGGATGTCCGCTGTGGGCCTGCCCGGATTGGCAAGGCAGCCTCTACAAACCTGGCGCTCCCGCTGCGCAGTGGTTGAGTCAATACAGCCGCGTCTTCAGAACCGTCGAAGAACCGATCAGCCGCGATGGCAAAGTCGATCTGCGAAAAGTGAAGCGTTGGTGCCGATCGACGCCCGACGATTTCCGGTTTGTCTTGCCCTTCCCACGCAGCGTCACCGACGACGCGATGCTGCAAGGGGAACTGTTGGATCTCGATCCGTTTTTGGATCTCTTAAGCGTGTTGCAAGATCACGATCGCTTGGGCCCTTCGCGCCTGCAGTTGCCGCCGGCGTTCGACGGCCCGAAGCTACCGGTGTTGGAACATTTTCTCGAGTCGATGCCGGTCGAATTTCCGATCGCGGTGGAGGCGCAGCATCCCGACTTCTTCGCCGACGCTCCGGCGGGTCGCAAGTTGCATCGGTTGCTGAAACGGCTGCGTCTGGATCGGTCGATCGTGGCGGAGTGGGATCCGGACGACCCGGTCACGGAGGCCGCGGCCAACGAATCGCGGCGGATCCGCTTTCCCGAACAAGTTCGCTGCGATGCGACCGGCCCGATGCCGATGTTACGACTTTGCGGTGCCAGGTTGGATCAGCTTTTGGTCCCGACTTGGCTCGACGTTTGGGCCGATGTCGTCGCCGAATGGATCGTGAAAAAGAAGCGACCCTACGTGTTCATCGACGTCGAAAATGTGAGCGACGGACCGGTGATCGCAGAGATGTTTCACGAGCGGGTGCAAGCTCTGTTGCCCGAGGTGGCGGCGATGCCTCGATGGCCCGGCCGCGGGCTGGCGGTGCAGTTGCAGCTTTTCTAAGCCATTGAAAAAGTACAGAATTGAAGATTGGGGACGGCGCCGCGACTGTAAAGTCGCCCGCCGGTTCGGCAGCGGCTGGCCAATCTCTTCATCGCGGCACGGGCTTCCGTTTTCGAACACTTTGTCCACCGCAGCGGTTCCCGCAGTTGAAGCGGACCGAATATTGGAAATTAGTTTTTACCCCGATATTTGTCGGTCGGAATCGTCGCAGTCGACGGCCGCCGGGGAATCCGAGGGCCGTCGGGCTTGTCAATCGACGCCCGACACGACAGCATAATTAGACTCAACGGAATCGACTCGCTCAGGAGGCAGGCAGCTGTGATTGCAGAAGGCAACGACGACAAATTCAAAGGTTCACGCCGCGACAAGAAGAAGCCCAAGTCGACAGCTAGCGAAATTCTGCAACGCCAGCCTCCATTCGACTTGGAAGCCGAGATGGGCGTGTTGGGGAGTATTCTCCTGCTGCCGGAATGCTTGGATGACCTGGCGACGCTGCTGCGTCCCGACGATTTCTACGACGATGCCAACCGGATCCTGTTCACCCAGTTGCAAGAGATGCACGACATGGGTGAGAAGATCGACGTGACGCTGTTAGTCAGTCGGTTGAAGAAGGCGAAGCAATACGATCTGATGGGCGGACCGGCCTATCTTGGACGGCTTAGTACATCGGTCGCCAATGCGGCTCACGCGGTCTATTACGCGAAGATCGTTAACGAGAAGGCGATCTACCGCAAGCTGATCGAATCGAGCACCGACATTCTGCGCGACGCCTACGATCAAACGCAGGAAGCTCGCGAATTGGTCGCCAGTGCGGAACAGAAGGTGTTTGCCATCATGGACGGCAAACAATCCAATTCGGTCAACAGCATCAGCGATATTTTGCACCAGGCGATGGACCGGATCGACGCCCGTCTGCGAGGCGAGCACACCGATGGCGGTTGCGATACGCTGTACACCGATTTCGATGCGATGACCGGCGGCTTGCACAACGGTGAATTGGCGATTCTTGCGGCTCGGCCTTCGATGGGTAAGACCGCGTTTGCGATGAACATCGCCGAAAACGTTTCGATGCAGCTCCGCTACCCCGTCTTGTTCCTGAGTTTGGAAATGTCGGGGATCGAGTTGGCCGATCGTATGTTGTGTTCGATCTCCCGAGTCAGCGGTCACAAGCTGCGAAACGGTACGATCAGCAGCGAGGAGCGCGAACGCTTGGTGGAAAAGGCGAACGAGATCCACTCCGCGCCACTATTCGTCGACGATTCGCCTAGCCGAACGGTCAGCGAAATCGCCGCGGCGGGGCGGCGTATTAAACGTCGCGACGGCGCGTTGGGATTGATCGTGATCGATTACCTGCAGTTGATCGAGCCCGATAACTCGCGCGATCCGCGGCAGGAGCAGGTTGCGAAAATCGCGCGGCGTCTGAAAGGTATGGCTCGTGAATTGGAAGTCCCCGTGTTGTGCCTGTCGCAGTTGAATCGGCAGTCCGAAGAGGGCAAAGATCACCGGCCAAAGCTGAGCCATCTGCGGGAATCGGGGGCGATCGAGCAGGATGCGGATATCGTGATGTTTGTGCATCGCGAAGAGTATTACCATCGCGGCGAAGACAAGGAACAATACGCAGGCCAGGCGGAGATCATCATCGCCAAGCAGCGTAACGGACCTGTCGGCGATGTCGAATTGACCTGGGAAGGAGCGTTCACTCGCTTCCACAACAAGGCTCCCGAACGGCACAGCGAATTCGATCAGTACGCCGAATTCAGCGGACCGACCGATTATTGATCCAGCAGTTCGCTGTACAGATCGACGTGCCGGTCGATCATCTGGGCGACGGTGAAGTCGCTAGCGATCCGTTCCTGCCCGGCCTGCCCCAGTCGGGCCGCGCGTTCGGTGTCGGTGAACATTAACTGGTAGGCGTGTTTGGCGAATTCCGCCGACTCGCCTACCGGGGCTAGCATCCCCGTGACGCCGTTTTCGATCAGATCGCGGTTGCCTGGAATGTCCGACGCCACGACCGGCAGTCCGGCCTGCATCGCTTCGATCAACGCGTTGCTCTGCCCTTCGTAACCGCTGCCGATCCAGAACAGATCGAAGTGCGGAAGCAGTTCGGCGACGTCGTCGCGTGCCCCCGCAAACGTGACAGCTTGCCCGGTCGTAACCGAATCGCGGAACCGCTGCAGTTCGCCCATCTGAGGCCCATCGCCGATGATGACAAAGGTCGAATCGTTGCGAGCCGACTCCATCAGCTGAGCTGCCCAGATCAGATCGCGAAGTCGTTTCTGAGGCCACAGCCGGCCGACGGCAACGATCAGGCGGCGTTTAGGATCGATGCCCAGACGCTGGCAGGCCTCTTCCCGCGTGATCGTGCTCGCTGTGCGAGGCGGAATCCCGTTGGGGATCACTCGAAACAGATCGGGCTCGATTCCGTGAGCGGCATAAAAATCGCGGACTCCGCTGCTGTTGGTGACGATCGCGTCGGTCCGTTTGGCCAACGCGCGATCGATAACAAAGTGACGTGTTGTCTTCCATTGATCGACGCAGCGTTCACCGGCAACGATTCGCCGGACGCCCAAGCTGCGAGCGGCCGCGCGTCCGTAAGAGTTTGCTGCGAACAGCCACGTGTGGACCAGATCGGGAGAGAGTTTCTTGAGCGTTCGCTTCAAGCGAAAGTAGGCCGACGGATCGGCTTTAAATCGCTTGCCGACCACCGTGACTTCGATCCCCGCAGCTTCCAAGTTCGCTCGCAGCGGACCATCGTGCGTTAACACGACGACGTGCACGTCGAAGCGATCGCGCGGCAAACCGCTGGCCAAAAGAGCCAGTTGCTTCTCGGCACCGCCGCGAACCAAGGTCGGGATGATATGGCAAATCCGTTGGGTCATCCCGTTGCTCCACTCACATTTTTGGCGGAGGAATTCCCCGCCAAGCGTTCAAATAACTGGACATGTCGGCGGATCGTATCGGAGAACGACGCCGCCGCGGACAACTGGCTCCGCATCCGCTGGGCTCCCGCGGCAGCTATCGGTAGATCGTCCAAGACGTTTTGGACCGCTTCCCGCATCTTGTCGGTCGAATCGGCTGGAAAGCTGTGTAGTTCCGAAAACGCTGCCATCGCGAAGGCTCGCGTATCGGCGCAATCGACCACGGCGGTGGGGAGCGCCGCGGCAATCGCCGCCGGCCAAAACGACTCCGCTCCGCTAGCCGCCGATGGCAGCACAAACATATCCGCAGCTTGCATTAATTCTTCCACATGATCAAAGTTGCCCGGCAGAAACGCCGCTTGGCCGACGCCGTTATGTTTTAAGTCGTTAAAAAGTTTCTGACGCCACGGTCCGTCGCCGATCATCCACAACCGCAGGTCGGGCTGAGCCTCCAACAGCGGCCAAAGGGCCGACGCCAAGGTCAAAACGCCTCCTTCGGGCGACAGCCGATTCATGCACAGAATGACTTTGCCATCGACCGGCACCATCAGGTCGTGATTCATATTGCCGAGCGTCAGACGCGCTGCTTTACACGATTCGGGAGTGCGACGGATCGGATCGCCAATGCCGTCGGCGATCCGCACGATCGTTGCCGCTTTGGCTCCGGCGACCAATAACGCTTGCTGGCACGAGGCGCGGGGAGCGATCACGGCGTCGGCGGCAAAGCTGCGGACAAACGTGTTCCGCCGCGCACGCAGCGACGCTTGCCAGACGATATCTTGAGTCCCCATCAACGTTCCACAGCGGACGACGCTTGGCACGCCGACTTGTCGGGCGGTCTCGACGACCGCTGCCGCCTCTTCCCGCATCATGTCGCAATAGACGAGATCGAACCGCGGCAATTGCTCTCGCAACCACTTCCCCAAGTTCCGAACATAACGAGCCATCGACCATTCGCCTCGCGGCGCAGCCAACGGACGCAGCACCGGTATCTCGCGATGTTGGAACTCCGCCGGCCAAGTCGCTTGATAGCGTGGCGTTAAGACGGTCGGGTAACATCCTTGGCGGCGAAGGCCGCTGACAAACGCGGTCAAGCGACTGCTGGCATCATCGCAATGCGGCCAGTAGCGTCGAGTGACGATCAGCACTTGGAATCGTTTCATCGATCGATGGCCGGTCCGTGCAACGCGTGGTGGCGGTCGAGATCGGCTTGTTCCAACACGCCCAAATAAGGCAGGTTGCGATACATGTCCTCGTAATCCAATCCGTATCCGACGACAAATTCGTCGGGGATTTCAAAGGCGACAAAATCGGGGCGGACTTGCACGTCGTGCTGGCGATTCTTCTGCAACAGCACCGCACTTTTGACGTCCTGGGCACCCATCTGTCGCATGTCTTCCAATAATCGTTCCAGCGTGCGGCCGGTGTCGAAGATGTCGTCGATCAACAGCACCTCGCGGTCGCGGATGTTGATCAACATCGCCGCGTTGACCAACAGTTCGCCGCTGCGGGTGCCGCCGCGGTAGCTGCTGGCTTGGACAACGCCCACCCGGATGGGCATGTTCAACCGGCGAATCAGATCGGCCAGCAGAATCAAGCTGCCCGTCATGACCGCGACAACCGTCAGCGGCCGCGAGCCGTAGTGATCGTTGATCCGTTGAGCCAATTCGCTGACACCGCGCTCCAACTGTTGTTCGTCAAGCAATGTCTTCATATTTAACAGTCGAGGGTGCGAAAAAGCGGTGATGTCAGGCGGAATCCGGGCCGGCCAGGGAACACGCCGACATCTTAACATGTTGCCCCACGGTTGAACCAGTTGATTGAAAAAACGATGGCTGGCCGCTAAGATTGACTCGGGCATGAAGCCCGCTCAAGACTCCGCTCGCCTCTCTCCAGCTGGTAATCGATAACGCCGATGTCGAAACCCGATCGCACAAAGAAAACAGTCTCCACCGACGCCACGCGTTCGGATTCATCGCGACGGAAGTTCATGCAAAGCTCCAGCCTGTTGTTGGCCGGCGGTGCGGTTGCGGGCGGGCTGAGCGTGGCTCGGGCGGCGCACAGTTTCGGCAGCGACACGATCCGCGTCGGGTTGATCGGATGTGGCGGACGCGGAACTGGCGCGGTGACTCAGGCATTGAGCACCGTCGATGGCGAAGTCCGTTTGACGGCGATGGGAGATCTGTTCGAAGACCGCATGCAGACAGCGTTTCGGACGATCAAGAGCAAGCATCCCGACCGCGTCGATGTCACCCGCGACACGCGGTTCGTCGGTTTTGACGCCTATCAAAAAGTGCTGCAAGCCGATGTCGACGTCGTGATCTTGGCGACCCCTCCCGGTTTCCGCCCCTTGCATTTCGAAGCGGCCGTCGACGCCGGGAAACATGTCTTCATGGAGAAACCGGTTGCGACCGATGCTCCCGGCGTGCGACGTGTGCTGGCGGCCAACGCAATCGCAAAACACAACGGTCTGGCGGTCAGCGTCGGGCTGCAACGCCACCACGAAGCCCGCTATCGCCAGTGCGTTGCTCAACTGCACGCCGGCATGATCGGCGACGTGATCATGTCCCGCGCCTACTGGAACGGATCGGGAATTTGGGTCCGTCCGCGGCAGCAAAACGATACCGAACTGCAGTACCAGTGTCGCAACTGGTACTACTTCAACTGGCTCTGCGGCGATCACATCACCGAACAGCACGTCCACAATCTCGACGTGATCAACTGGGTGATGGACGGTTTCCCGGTGGAAGCTCAAGGCCAAGGCGGCCGCCAAGTGCGGACCGGCGAGGACACCGGGCAGATCTTCGATCACCACTTTGTCGAATACACCTACGACGGCGGGGCGAAGCTGATCAGCCAATGCCGGCACATGAAAGGCTGTTGGAACAGCGTCGGCGAATACGTTCACGGCACCCGCGGCTACGCGATCGTCAACAAAGCCGAAATCTACGATCACCAAGACAATCTGATCTGGAAGAGCGATGCGGCGGTCGAACAGGGAAAGGGTTGGCAGCAACAGCATCACGATCTGTTCGCCGCGCTGCGACGGGGCGAATCGCCGAACGAAGCCGATTATGGTGCGCACAGCACGATGACCGCGATCATGGGGCGAATGGCCACCTACGGCGGCAAAGTCGTTCGCTGGGACGATGCGATTCACAGCGACATCGCCTTGGCCGATTTCGATTCCTTGCGATCGTGGGACGATGTTCCGCCGGTCCTGCCTGCCGACGACGGCTCGTATCCCGTCGCGGTGCCGGGTAAAACCATCGTCGTCTGATCGATCAGAACGACATTCCCCAAGGCTTCAAGGACGAGGAACACCGCTGTGGCGAAAGCGACAAAGCAATCCGATCGCGTGCAAACGCTGGAACGGATCATCGCCC
Above is a genomic segment from Rosistilla ulvae containing:
- a CDS encoding sulfatase family protein, coding for MIRSTVRCLFLALCFSPCIVNAADARPNVIVFIADDVSWNDFGCYGNPQARTPNIDRLAAGGLRLDQAYLTASSCSPSRASMITGRYPHNNGPASELHLPIAANLPWFPERLRDAGYYTALSGKNHMSVGKLEPGQSARPKAFDLIDRGRNKNNGGGHANWVRIAKDRPRDKPFFFWYAAYDAHRAWDGDRQWDAKKYGPRHTPESVRVPKFLVDDLPTRQDLASYYNEVTRFDYFVGEVVQELAEQKVLDNTLILVLADNGRPFPRAKTRLHDSGMKTALVAHWPATIKPGEVSDSLVSAIDIAPTVLSVAGAEIPETVQGVSMLPLFSDPSATIRRYAFSEHNWHDFEAHGRSIRDGRFLFIQNNRPQFPWQGPADSVNSPSHEQLRLQRDGNKLTAAQQDVFTAPRPAEELYLVDADPDQLNNLIDDKRYAADADRLRKLLDEWSVATGDTVPDQISSDSFDRETGDRLPIAKNAFRGTPAGTQRNATTVNNPGPR
- a CDS encoding DUF72 domain-containing protein; this translates as MSPLYRLGCPLWACPDWQGSLYKPGAPAAQWLSQYSRVFRTVEEPISRDGKVDLRKVKRWCRSTPDDFRFVLPFPRSVTDDAMLQGELLDLDPFLDLLSVLQDHDRLGPSRLQLPPAFDGPKLPVLEHFLESMPVEFPIAVEAQHPDFFADAPAGRKLHRLLKRLRLDRSIVAEWDPDDPVTEAAANESRRIRFPEQVRCDATGPMPMLRLCGARLDQLLVPTWLDVWADVVAEWIVKKKRPYVFIDVENVSDGPVIAEMFHERVQALLPEVAAMPRWPGRGLAVQLQLF
- the dnaB gene encoding replicative DNA helicase, which codes for MIAEGNDDKFKGSRRDKKKPKSTASEILQRQPPFDLEAEMGVLGSILLLPECLDDLATLLRPDDFYDDANRILFTQLQEMHDMGEKIDVTLLVSRLKKAKQYDLMGGPAYLGRLSTSVANAAHAVYYAKIVNEKAIYRKLIESSTDILRDAYDQTQEARELVASAEQKVFAIMDGKQSNSVNSISDILHQAMDRIDARLRGEHTDGGCDTLYTDFDAMTGGLHNGELAILAARPSMGKTAFAMNIAENVSMQLRYPVLFLSLEMSGIELADRMLCSISRVSGHKLRNGTISSEERERLVEKANEIHSAPLFVDDSPSRTVSEIAAAGRRIKRRDGALGLIVIDYLQLIEPDNSRDPRQEQVAKIARRLKGMARELEVPVLCLSQLNRQSEEGKDHRPKLSHLRESGAIEQDADIVMFVHREEYYHRGEDKEQYAGQAEIIIAKQRNGPVGDVELTWEGAFTRFHNKAPERHSEFDQYAEFSGPTDY
- a CDS encoding glycosyltransferase; this translates as MTQRICHIIPTLVRGGAEKQLALLASGLPRDRFDVHVVVLTHDGPLRANLEAAGIEVTVVGKRFKADPSAYFRLKRTLKKLSPDLVHTWLFAANSYGRAAARSLGVRRIVAGERCVDQWKTTRHFVIDRALAKRTDAIVTNSSGVRDFYAAHGIEPDLFRVIPNGIPPRTASTITREEACQRLGIDPKRRLIVAVGRLWPQKRLRDLIWAAQLMESARNDSTFVIIGDGPQMGELQRFRDSVTTGQAVTFAGARDDVAELLPHFDLFWIGSGYEGQSNALIEAMQAGLPVVASDIPGNRDLIENGVTGMLAPVGESAEFAKHAYQLMFTDTERAARLGQAGQERIASDFTVAQMIDRHVDLYSELLDQ
- a CDS encoding glycosyltransferase family 4 protein, yielding MKRFQVLIVTRRYWPHCDDASSRLTAFVSGLRRQGCYPTVLTPRYQATWPAEFQHREIPVLRPLAAPRGEWSMARYVRNLGKWLREQLPRFDLVYCDMMREEAAAVVETARQVGVPSVVRCGTLMGTQDIVWQASLRARRNTFVRSFAADAVIAPRASCQQALLVAGAKAATIVRIADGIGDPIRRTPESCKAARLTLGNMNHDLMVPVDGKVILCMNRLSPEGGVLTLASALWPLLEAQPDLRLWMIGDGPWRQKLFNDLKHNGVGQAAFLPGNFDHVEELMQAADMFVLPSAASGAESFWPAAIAAALPTAVVDCADTRAFAMAAFSELHSFPADSTDKMREAVQNVLDDLPIAAAGAQRMRSQLSAAASFSDTIRRHVQLFERLAGNSSAKNVSGATG
- the hpt gene encoding hypoxanthine phosphoribosyltransferase, which translates into the protein MKTLLDEQQLERGVSELAQRINDHYGSRPLTVVAVMTGSLILLADLIRRLNMPIRVGVVQASSYRGGTRSGELLVNAAMLINIRDREVLLIDDIFDTGRTLERLLEDMRQMGAQDVKSAVLLQKNRQHDVQVRPDFVAFEIPDEFVVGYGLDYEDMYRNLPYLGVLEQADLDRHHALHGPAIDR
- a CDS encoding Gfo/Idh/MocA family protein, which gives rise to MSKPDRTKKTVSTDATRSDSSRRKFMQSSSLLLAGGAVAGGLSVARAAHSFGSDTIRVGLIGCGGRGTGAVTQALSTVDGEVRLTAMGDLFEDRMQTAFRTIKSKHPDRVDVTRDTRFVGFDAYQKVLQADVDVVILATPPGFRPLHFEAAVDAGKHVFMEKPVATDAPGVRRVLAANAIAKHNGLAVSVGLQRHHEARYRQCVAQLHAGMIGDVIMSRAYWNGSGIWVRPRQQNDTELQYQCRNWYYFNWLCGDHITEQHVHNLDVINWVMDGFPVEAQGQGGRQVRTGEDTGQIFDHHFVEYTYDGGAKLISQCRHMKGCWNSVGEYVHGTRGYAIVNKAEIYDHQDNLIWKSDAAVEQGKGWQQQHHDLFAALRRGESPNEADYGAHSTMTAIMGRMATYGGKVVRWDDAIHSDIALADFDSLRSWDDVPPVLPADDGSYPVAVPGKTIVV